The Methylomusa anaerophila genome has a segment encoding these proteins:
- a CDS encoding PaaI family thioesterase, whose amino-acid sequence MDERNQWCFACGPRNPIGLKLEFREEDDNYLTTFTAGPEHQGYDGIVHGGIISTLLDEIMARYIYAKGFEAVTAKLEIRYRKPTPIGQPLTVGGRITGKLGNIYQLTGQITLPDGTVTAIGKAKVAVIGESAI is encoded by the coding sequence ATGGATGAACGCAACCAGTGGTGCTTTGCCTGCGGGCCGCGCAACCCCATCGGACTAAAACTTGAGTTCAGGGAAGAAGATGACAACTATTTGACCACGTTCACGGCCGGACCGGAGCACCAGGGCTATGACGGCATTGTCCACGGGGGTATTATCAGCACCCTCCTGGATGAAATCATGGCCCGCTATATCTACGCCAAAGGCTTTGAGGCGGTTACTGCCAAACTGGAAATCCGCTACCGCAAACCTACTCCCATCGGGCAGCCGCTCACCGTCGGCGGCCGGATTACCGGCAAGCTTGGGAACATCTACCAACTTACCGGACAGATCACGTTGCCCGACGGTACCGTAACCGCCATAGGAAAAGCCAAAGTGGCAGTGATAGGTGAGAGTGCGATATGA
- the rnr gene encoding ribonuclease R translates to MSSADKILAFMREEAYKPLTAEDLAAEMDIRGKELAEFWQTLDKLEATAEVIKTRYGKYGLPDRMNLVVGKLSASSKGYGFLMPDNPEAEDIFIPPNAMGGAMHNDRVVARVHRRPGPGKASEGEIIRVVERANSKVVGTFEASRHFGFVLPDDRRIGHDIFVPKDEFNGAKTGSKVVVEITEWPHKQKSAEGRVIEVLGSTGDPGIEILSIIKNHGLPTEFPPEVERAAAKIPTVISDEELAERRDLRDLHLVTIDGEDAKDLDDAVHVERLKNGRYLLGVHIADVSYYVRENTPLDKEALSRGTSVYLVDRVLPMLPPRLSNGICSLNAGEDRLALSVHMEVDSRGQVIKYEVFPSVIRVKNRLTYNIVRQILAEHDETLREEYHYLINNLEEMERLCRILRERRMRRGAIDFDFPELKVKLDDAGRPVAIVKRIRSIAESIIEEFMLVANETVAEHMHWLKVPSVYRVHEEPDFEKMVNLDSLLHNFGQRLPKLNKDAEIHPMALQKVLSRIHGRPEERIISTVVLRSLKQARYDAENLGHFGLAADFYTHFTSPIRRYPDLVVHRLIRETFTTGDVSAKRRQKLAVMLPEIARHSSERERAAAEAERETVDLKKVEYMAQYIGQEFPGIISGVTAFGLFVEIENGVEGLVHVSSMDDDYYQYIEDQYALIGERTKVIYRLGEPVRIVVAKVNPADRTIDYVLAPTGQSPIKVVKASDGKKQNQETTDQRRAPNRAVGGKGRKKNPSSQPKKDRLGPKGRKR, encoded by the coding sequence ATGAGCAGTGCCGACAAAATTCTTGCATTCATGCGGGAAGAAGCCTATAAACCTCTTACAGCGGAAGATCTGGCCGCAGAGATGGATATCCGCGGCAAGGAACTGGCCGAGTTTTGGCAGACTCTGGACAAGCTGGAGGCCACGGCTGAGGTCATTAAAACCCGCTATGGCAAATATGGACTGCCGGACCGGATGAATCTGGTGGTCGGCAAGCTGTCAGCCAGTAGCAAAGGTTACGGCTTTCTTATGCCTGACAACCCGGAGGCGGAGGATATTTTTATTCCGCCTAACGCCATGGGGGGGGCGATGCACAATGACCGGGTAGTTGCCCGCGTTCACCGCCGTCCCGGTCCGGGCAAAGCATCGGAAGGAGAAATCATCCGGGTTGTGGAACGGGCCAACAGCAAAGTGGTGGGAACGTTCGAAGCCAGCCGCCACTTTGGTTTTGTGTTGCCTGACGACAGGCGTATCGGTCATGACATATTTGTCCCCAAGGATGAATTTAATGGTGCGAAGACAGGTTCAAAGGTCGTCGTCGAAATCACCGAATGGCCGCATAAACAAAAAAGCGCCGAGGGGCGCGTTATCGAAGTGCTGGGGAGTACAGGCGACCCCGGCATTGAGATCCTGTCCATCATTAAAAATCATGGCTTGCCTACAGAATTTCCGCCGGAGGTGGAGCGGGCAGCGGCCAAGATTCCGACTGTAATCAGTGATGAAGAACTTGCCGAACGGCGGGATCTCAGAGATCTCCACCTGGTTACAATTGACGGGGAAGATGCCAAAGATTTAGATGACGCTGTTCATGTGGAACGGTTGAAAAACGGCCGTTACCTCCTTGGTGTACACATCGCTGATGTTAGCTACTATGTTCGTGAAAATACCCCCCTGGATAAAGAGGCCCTATCCCGGGGAACCAGCGTATACCTGGTTGATCGGGTACTGCCCATGTTGCCGCCCAGGCTGTCCAACGGAATCTGCAGCCTAAACGCAGGGGAAGACCGGCTGGCCTTGTCGGTACATATGGAAGTTGACAGCCGGGGTCAAGTGATAAAATATGAAGTTTTTCCCAGTGTCATCCGGGTGAAAAACCGGTTAACCTATAACATCGTCCGGCAGATTTTGGCCGAGCATGATGAAACGCTGCGGGAAGAATACCATTATCTTATTAATAATCTTGAGGAGATGGAACGGCTCTGCCGTATTCTGCGGGAGCGCCGCATGCGGCGGGGGGCCATTGACTTCGACTTCCCGGAATTAAAAGTTAAACTGGATGATGCAGGCCGTCCGGTAGCCATCGTTAAGCGCATTCGCAGCATAGCCGAATCCATTATTGAAGAATTTATGCTGGTTGCCAACGAGACGGTGGCCGAGCACATGCACTGGCTGAAGGTTCCTTCGGTTTACCGGGTGCATGAAGAACCCGACTTTGAAAAAATGGTAAACCTGGATTCTTTGCTGCATAATTTTGGCCAGCGGCTGCCTAAACTTAACAAGGACGCCGAGATTCACCCCATGGCCCTCCAAAAAGTATTAAGCCGCATCCACGGGCGTCCGGAAGAGCGAATTATCAGTACTGTCGTGCTTCGTTCCCTTAAGCAGGCTCGCTACGATGCCGAAAACCTGGGCCATTTCGGGCTGGCTGCCGATTTCTATACCCACTTTACCTCGCCTATTCGACGCTATCCCGATCTGGTCGTTCACCGCCTTATTCGCGAGACCTTTACCACCGGCGATGTCTCAGCCAAACGCCGCCAGAAGCTGGCTGTCATGCTGCCGGAGATAGCCCGGCATTCTTCAGAGCGGGAGAGAGCTGCCGCCGAAGCTGAGCGGGAGACTGTGGATCTTAAAAAAGTAGAATACATGGCCCAATATATCGGGCAGGAATTCCCCGGCATCATCAGCGGCGTAACCGCCTTCGGACTGTTCGTCGAGATAGAGAACGGGGTGGAGGGACTGGTTCACGTCTCCAGCATGGATGACGACTATTACCAGTACATAGAAGATCAGTACGCCTTAATCGGCGAGCGGACCAAGGTCATCTACCGTTTGGGCGAACCCGTCCGGATCGTTGTCGCCAAAGTAAATCCGGCCGACCGAACCATTGACTATGTTCTTGCTCCCACCGGTCAAAGTCCCATCAAAGTAGTAAAAGCATCTGACGGCAAAAAGCAAAACCAGGAAACAACCGACCAGCGCCGCGCCCCCAATAGGGCCGTCGGCGGCAAAGGCAGGAAGAAAAACCCAAGCAGCCAACCGAAGAAAGACAGGCTGGGACCAAAAGGACGCAAGCGGTAA
- the smpB gene encoding SsrA-binding protein SmpB: MADKEQGIKTVAENRKARHDYHIHETYEAGIVLTGTEVKSLRAGKANLKDSYARVDHGELFLHNMHISPYEQGNRFNHEPLRTRKLLMHRLEINKLIGKTKEKGYTLVPLKLYFSRGKAKLELGLASGKHTYDKRQDLAERDAKREMDRVFRDRQKEC, translated from the coding sequence GTGGCCGACAAGGAGCAAGGTATCAAAACCGTGGCGGAGAACCGCAAGGCACGCCATGATTATCATATACACGAAACCTATGAAGCAGGTATTGTTCTCACCGGAACAGAAGTCAAATCCCTGCGGGCAGGCAAGGCCAACCTGAAAGATTCTTACGCCCGCGTTGATCATGGCGAGCTTTTTCTCCACAATATGCACATCAGTCCTTACGAGCAGGGCAACCGGTTCAATCATGAACCTCTCCGTACCCGTAAACTGTTGATGCATCGCCTGGAAATCAATAAACTTATCGGTAAAACCAAAGAAAAAGGCTACACCCTGGTACCGCTAAAACTATACTTTTCCCGGGGTAAAGCCAAGTTGGAGCTTGGACTGGCCTCAGGCAAGCACACCTATGACAAGCGCCAGGATCTAGCCGAACGGGACGCCAAGCGGGAGATGGACCGGGTATTCCGGGACAGACAAAAGGAGTGTTAA
- a CDS encoding DMT family transporter, with translation MKPQHTGALMVLASATGFAMLPIFIKLAYALGANTITILTARFILASLCLWGILRWRNLAAKVSRKTAISLCLLGIAGYGLMSTFFAASLKYLPASMSSLLLYTYPAIVTLMSFLVGVDEFNWKKGLALVLSFCGLFLILKVSFAGISLMGIMLGMASSLIYSAYLLVSSKVLKDVDPLVATTYVCSAAAITFTLTCAVTGEFVTTLPMAGWLILLAIALVSTVVGILGCFAGIRLIGPANTSIISTAEPVITVMLSVLLLAEKITPMQLGGGLLILSSILILQLWAGGKETATKVAESAS, from the coding sequence ATGAAACCACAGCATACCGGAGCGCTCATGGTCCTGGCATCTGCCACGGGCTTTGCCATGCTCCCGATTTTTATCAAATTGGCCTATGCGCTGGGCGCCAATACCATTACCATCCTGACAGCCCGCTTTATTCTGGCTTCGCTTTGTCTGTGGGGGATATTGCGCTGGCGCAATCTTGCAGCCAAAGTAAGCAGGAAGACCGCCATATCCCTTTGTCTCCTGGGTATAGCGGGTTATGGTCTTATGTCTACTTTTTTTGCGGCGTCGCTGAAATATCTGCCGGCGTCAATGTCTTCCCTGCTGCTTTACACCTATCCGGCTATCGTTACCTTGATGTCCTTCCTTGTTGGGGTAGATGAGTTCAACTGGAAAAAAGGACTGGCTTTAGTGCTGTCTTTCTGCGGACTCTTTCTCATTCTCAAAGTATCTTTTGCCGGCATCAGTCTTATGGGCATTATGTTGGGAATGGCTTCATCCCTTATCTACTCTGCCTATCTCCTGGTCAGCAGCAAGGTGCTTAAAGATGTAGACCCATTAGTCGCCACAACCTACGTCTGTTCAGCGGCGGCGATTACTTTCACCCTGACTTGTGCCGTTACCGGCGAATTCGTTACTACCCTGCCAATGGCAGGCTGGCTGATCCTGCTGGCTATTGCCCTTGTGTCAACCGTCGTCGGCATTTTGGGCTGCTTCGCCGGCATAAGACTCATCGGCCCGGCTAACACATCGATTATCAGTACAGCGGAGCCGGTCATTACCGTTATGTTGTCGGTTCTGCTCCTGGCCGAAAAAATAACGCCCATGCAACTGGGCGGCGGCTTGCTGATCTTAAGCAGTATACTCATTCTCCAGCTTTGGGCCGGCGGAAAAGAAACAGCAACCAAAGTTGCTGAATCCGCAAGCTAA
- a CDS encoding MFS transporter, with protein sequence MKENTNNGEKQRLPILGLLALAMAGFMAIMTETLPAGLLPQISNGLNVSESLAGQLVTLYAIGSLTAAIPVIVTTRRWRRRPLLLLAICGFLVFNSITAVSSDYILTLVARFFAGVSAGIAWGLIAGYARRMVSDEFKGRGMAIAMIGTPIALTFGVPIGTFLGAFIGWRSVFGIMSLMALILIGWVLWKVPDYPGQSNGDQLSIIDVFKTPEVRSILFVVMTWMTAHNILYTYIAPFLISLDMQRVDLALFLFGVSALTSIFIVGSLIDRWLRTLLLGSIAAFTIDSVLLGISGGNAIVIYLGVIMWGLTFGGAATLLQTALAEAVKDEAVDMVMSINTTVWNLAIASGGLTGGILLKTIGAGSFSWAMFVLLLLALFAALRSKRHGFT encoded by the coding sequence ATGAAAGAGAATACAAATAATGGTGAAAAACAACGCCTTCCAATCTTGGGTCTATTGGCTTTAGCTATGGCAGGGTTTATGGCGATTATGACAGAAACTCTCCCAGCCGGGTTGCTTCCACAGATAAGTAATGGACTTAATGTTTCAGAAAGTCTTGCAGGACAGTTAGTTACTTTATATGCAATTGGATCATTGACAGCAGCCATCCCTGTTATTGTCACTACTCGACGGTGGCGTCGTCGTCCTCTTCTCCTATTAGCCATTTGTGGTTTCCTTGTTTTTAATAGTATCACGGCTGTATCATCTGACTATATACTGACCTTGGTTGCTCGTTTTTTTGCCGGAGTATCTGCCGGTATTGCATGGGGATTAATTGCAGGTTATGCCCGGCGTATGGTATCTGATGAATTTAAGGGACGTGGTATGGCAATAGCGATGATTGGTACACCTATTGCTTTGACTTTTGGTGTACCAATTGGAACGTTTTTGGGAGCGTTCATTGGTTGGCGTTCAGTATTTGGAATCATGTCTCTTATGGCTCTTATACTGATTGGTTGGGTGCTCTGGAAAGTGCCGGACTATCCAGGACAGTCTAATGGTGACCAACTTTCGATTATTGATGTTTTTAAAACCCCTGAAGTGCGCTCTATCCTTTTTGTGGTTATGACTTGGATGACAGCTCACAATATACTTTATACGTATATTGCCCCCTTTCTTATTTCACTTGATATGCAACGTGTGGATTTGGCCCTGTTTCTATTTGGAGTTTCAGCACTTACAAGTATTTTTATTGTAGGCTCACTGATTGATCGTTGGTTACGTACCTTGTTACTGGGCAGTATAGCTGCTTTTACAATAGATTCGGTTCTACTTGGAATTAGCGGTGGTAATGCTATTGTGATCTATCTGGGGGTTATTATGTGGGGGCTGACATTTGGTGGTGCCGCGACATTATTGCAGACGGCACTTGCGGAAGCTGTTAAAGATGAGGCCGTTGATATGGTTATGTCAATAAATACAACGGTATGGAACTTAGCTATTGCGAGTGGTGGCTTAACAGGAGGCATACTTCTAAAAACAATAGGTGCCGGCTCATTTTCATGGGCAATGTTTGTTTTATTACTTTTGGCATTATTCGCAGCACTAAGGTCAAAGAGGCACGGATTTACTTGA
- a CDS encoding TetR/AcrR family transcriptional regulator codes for MVKTGRPRVFDRDKAIFDAMMLFWEQGFESTSLSQLREVMGNISAGSFYTAFESKEKLFKEVIDLYTSTYGQVMLNLTDVLLNPGKAIEMSLRQSAKMQTDRCHPLGCLTVISASTCSLEHMHIRDMLKEQRDLVRSWMSNCIRRAVDQGELPASTDINVLTTFFVSFLHGISIQARDGVPFETIDAAITQTMSIWDSLR; via the coding sequence ATGGTTAAGACGGGACGGCCGCGAGTGTTTGACCGAGATAAAGCGATATTTGATGCAATGATGCTTTTTTGGGAGCAGGGATTTGAATCTACTTCACTTTCGCAGCTTAGAGAAGTTATGGGAAACATTTCGGCAGGCAGTTTTTACACAGCCTTTGAGTCAAAAGAAAAGTTATTCAAAGAAGTAATTGATTTATATACATCTACTTATGGTCAAGTTATGTTAAATCTAACAGACGTTTTACTTAATCCCGGGAAGGCTATTGAGATGTCATTAAGGCAATCGGCCAAAATGCAAACAGACCGATGTCACCCTTTGGGATGTTTAACTGTGATTTCGGCAAGTACCTGTTCTTTGGAACATATGCATATACGTGATATGCTCAAAGAGCAAAGGGATTTAGTACGGAGTTGGATGTCCAACTGTATACGGCGTGCTGTTGATCAGGGGGAACTTCCAGCTTCGACAGATATTAATGTGTTGACGACATTTTTTGTATCCTTTCTGCACGGGATTTCAATTCAAGCAAGAGATGGAGTGCCATTCGAGACAATAGACGCAGCGATAACTCAAACTATGAGTATATGGGATAGTCTAAGGTAG
- a CDS encoding type II toxin-antitoxin system RelE/ParE family toxin: MVKWSIPAKQDLKQIHDFIARDSDRYAKKVAMEIVDRSEALSHFPEMGRSIPELNDPSIREMVIYSYRLIYRVSLNEVEILALVHSRRELTVESLDDLKS, translated from the coding sequence ATGGTAAAGTGGTCTATACCGGCTAAACAAGATTTAAAACAAATTCATGATTTTATAGCGCGTGATTCAGACCGTTATGCCAAGAAAGTTGCAATGGAAATTGTTGATAGATCTGAAGCATTAAGCCATTTTCCTGAGATGGGAAGGAGTATTCCAGAACTCAATGATCCGAGCATCAGGGAAATGGTTATTTATTCTTACCGTCTAATTTACAGGGTGTCACTTAATGAAGTGGAAATTTTAGCATTAGTTCATTCAAGAAGAGAACTTACGGTTGAATCTTTAGATGATTTGAAAAGCTAG
- a CDS encoding catalase, protein MDKENTMSNSGKLTKEQGLTLNGNLQVAVGGEVHQIAGGEHPALTTNQGVPLSDNQNSLRANPNGPTLGEDFILREKITHFDHERIPERVVHARGTGVHGFFELTTSLKQYTTARILTEVGERTPVFTRFSTVAGGAGSVDTPRDVRGFAVKFYTKEGNWDLVGNNIPVFFIQDAIKFPDLIHAVKMEPDRGFPQSATAHDTFWDFISLTPESMHMVMWIMSDRTIPRSLRMIEGFGVHSFRLINDSGESTFVKFHWRPKLGLQSTIWDETVKISGADQDFHRRDMFDAITSGNFPEWEFAVQLFTQAEADTFPFDHLDPTKLIPEELVPLKVIGRMVLDRWPNNFFAETEQIAFCPSHLVPGIDFSNDPLLQGRLFSYHDTQLSRLGTPNFHQIPINAPKCPFSNQQRDGHMQMAQQAGRVAYDPSSLSGESPRETPTNGFHSAAITEPGGKGRIRAASFADHYSQARLFYISQTAYEQAHIASALVFELSKVEHVHVREAIVGHLRHIDEALAQRVAAGLGFNKIPDAPVAARPVQEMKPSPALQIIGKMKDTLMGRAIGILIANGSDGAVVEKIKKAATGAGATVKIVSPKVGDVKLADGLMLAIDGQLAGCPSVLFDAVAVILSDEGAKALSMESAAIDFVRDAFGHLKAIAVDKEGQALLKIANVGQDAGVVDANNQEAFIVAAKTRQWNREKSIRTLA, encoded by the coding sequence ATGGACAAAGAAAATACAATGAGTAATTCGGGAAAACTTACAAAAGAACAGGGCTTAACTCTCAATGGAAACTTACAGGTGGCTGTTGGTGGTGAGGTACACCAAATAGCCGGTGGCGAACACCCCGCGCTCACTACTAACCAGGGCGTCCCGCTTTCCGATAATCAAAACTCGCTCAGGGCCAACCCGAACGGCCCTACCCTTGGGGAGGATTTCATTCTTAGAGAGAAAATTACCCATTTTGATCACGAGCGTATTCCGGAACGTGTCGTTCACGCACGAGGGACAGGCGTGCATGGATTCTTCGAGTTGACCACCTCATTGAAGCAATACACCACCGCCAGGATACTCACCGAGGTAGGTGAGAGGACACCCGTGTTTACTCGTTTCTCTACCGTTGCCGGTGGTGCAGGTTCGGTAGATACCCCCCGTGACGTACGTGGATTTGCTGTCAAGTTTTACACTAAGGAGGGCAACTGGGATCTGGTCGGCAACAACATTCCGGTTTTCTTCATTCAGGATGCCATTAAATTCCCCGACCTTATTCATGCTGTAAAAATGGAACCCGATCGCGGTTTTCCGCAATCGGCAACCGCTCACGACACATTCTGGGATTTTATTTCACTCACGCCTGAATCCATGCATATGGTAATGTGGATCATGTCTGATCGCACAATACCACGTTCTTTACGGATGATTGAAGGTTTTGGCGTGCATAGTTTCCGGCTGATTAATGATTCAGGCGAATCCACTTTCGTCAAATTCCACTGGCGTCCCAAACTAGGTTTGCAGTCCACTATTTGGGATGAGACAGTCAAGATTTCCGGTGCGGATCAAGACTTCCACCGGCGCGATATGTTCGACGCCATCACGTCAGGTAATTTTCCTGAATGGGAATTTGCGGTTCAGCTTTTCACGCAGGCGGAAGCGGACACATTCCCGTTCGATCATCTGGACCCGACTAAGCTGATTCCCGAAGAATTGGTGCCCCTGAAAGTGATTGGACGCATGGTGCTGGATCGTTGGCCGAACAATTTCTTCGCGGAGACGGAACAGATTGCTTTTTGTCCCTCTCATCTCGTACCAGGTATTGATTTTTCCAATGATCCACTGTTGCAGGGCCGTTTATTTTCCTATCATGACACACAGCTTTCGCGTCTGGGTACGCCCAATTTTCACCAGATTCCGATAAACGCTCCCAAGTGCCCGTTTTCCAATCAACAACGTGATGGACACATGCAGATGGCGCAACAGGCGGGCCGTGTTGCCTATGATCCCAGTTCCCTGTCCGGTGAATCGCCACGCGAAACACCGACCAACGGTTTTCATAGTGCTGCGATAACTGAACCAGGCGGAAAAGGCCGCATCCGTGCTGCAAGCTTTGCTGATCACTACAGTCAAGCGCGACTGTTTTATATCAGCCAAACAGCGTATGAGCAAGCGCATATCGCTTCAGCTTTGGTGTTTGAGCTTTCCAAGGTTGAACATGTTCACGTGCGTGAGGCGATAGTCGGTCATCTGCGACATATTGATGAAGCCCTTGCCCAAAGGGTCGCTGCCGGCCTTGGGTTCAACAAGATTCCTGATGCACCGGTGGCCGCAAGGCCTGTGCAGGAGATGAAGCCTTCGCCTGCATTGCAGATCATCGGCAAGATGAAAGACACGCTTATGGGGCGTGCGATTGGTATCCTGATCGCGAATGGTTCAGACGGTGCTGTAGTCGAGAAGATTAAAAAGGCGGCGACGGGTGCAGGTGCCACCGTGAAGATTGTCTCCCCAAAAGTGGGAGACGTGAAGCTTGCTGATGGTCTGATGTTGGCTATTGACGGACAACTGGCTGGTTGCCCTTCTGTGTTATTTGATGCAGTTGCTGTTATTCTCTCTGATGAAGGCGCAAAGGCGCTGTCGATGGAAAGCGCTGCCATCGATTTTGTGCGCGATGCTTTCGGTCATCTCAAGGCAATTGCCGTCGATAAAGAGGGTCAGGCGCTTTTGAAAATAGCGAATGTGGGACAAGATGCGGGTGTTGTGGACGCTAATAACCAAGAAGCATTTATTGTTGCGGCAAAGACCCGCCAATGGAACCGGGAAAAATCCATTCGAACATTGGCGTAA
- a CDS encoding type II toxin-antitoxin system Phd/YefM family antitoxin — protein sequence MRVPVVKPIKELRDTKTIAAICNEQGRPVIITNNGRTQLVIISEAQFEEYENMKARLDLYEKLAEAEAEANTGFEGHRLSDVAKNLMADLI from the coding sequence ATGAGAGTTCCTGTTGTAAAGCCGATCAAAGAATTACGTGATACAAAGACCATCGCCGCCATTTGTAATGAACAGGGGAGGCCGGTCATTATTACAAATAATGGACGGACGCAGCTTGTTATTATTAGTGAAGCTCAATTTGAAGAGTACGAGAATATGAAAGCAAGACTTGATTTGTACGAGAAGTTAGCGGAAGCGGAAGCGGAGGCGAATACGGGATTTGAAGGACATCGCCTATCCGACGTAGCAAAAAATCTAATGGCAGATTTAATTTGA
- a CDS encoding type II toxin-antitoxin system RelE/ParE family toxin, translating to MTMVPFAIKLLTPARQDLYEIKQFIQQDRPLTARRVMEKIFQDIITLETLPEAGSVVYDKRLQMMGYRYWPVLDGKYIAFYVAYKSKRLVQIRRILSARQDYLPILRGKL from the coding sequence ATGACGATGGTTCCCTTTGCGATCAAACTGTTGACACCTGCACGGCAGGATTTGTATGAAATCAAGCAATTTATTCAACAAGATCGTCCGCTTACAGCCAGGCGGGTTATGGAAAAAATTTTTCAGGACATCATAACGCTGGAAACATTGCCAGAGGCGGGTTCAGTGGTTTATGACAAGCGGCTGCAGATGATGGGATATCGATATTGGCCTGTGCTTGACGGCAAGTACATTGCTTTTTACGTAGCTTACAAAAGTAAAAGGCTTGTACAAATACGGCGCATTTTGTCTGCAAGACAGGATTATTTGCCGATTTTGCGCGGGAAGCTGTAG
- a CDS encoding cysteine hydrolase family protein encodes METVLRGLGVDTIIISGFCAEYCVLSTYRGALDKDFTPALLRWTLASVTPANIPFVESINDSISLNILKKALE; translated from the coding sequence CTGGAAACGGTACTGCGCGGCCTGGGTGTTGATACGATCATTATCAGCGGTTTTTGCGCCGAATACTGCGTCTTATCCACCTATCGCGGCGCGCTGGATAAAGACTTTACACCCGCCCTGCTGCGCTGGACCCTCGCCAGCGTAACCCCGGCAAACATTCCTTTTGTCGAGAGCATCAACGACAGCATTTCGCTGAATATCTTGAAAAAGGCGTTGGAATAG
- a CDS encoding MORN repeat-containing protein, which produces MYDGQGILIDKGKGTYTGEFKNSRFHGFGRFTANDGSIYEGTFANGILNGDGSITYPDGSKFSGKFVNGTPVAKPISIRDFAINGISLGSLLADASAKLGNPLSENRLQQRMSIYQMSNNVEIVAMGGRVVRLTLKGASSLSTARGIKIGDNLTKVKLFYGNGYRENRFQNTNSINCDFGDKGIRFIMDSADIVQQIDIQFYTG; this is translated from the coding sequence ATGTACGACGGTCAGGGCATCTTGATAGACAAGGGCAAGGGAACCTATACCGGGGAATTCAAAAATAGCAGGTTCCATGGCTTCGGAAGATTCACGGCTAACGACGGTTCCATTTACGAAGGTACTTTTGCCAATGGGATACTGAATGGAGATGGGTCCATAACATATCCAGACGGGAGTAAGTTCAGCGGGAAGTTTGTCAACGGGACACCGGTAGCAAAACCTATTTCCATAAGGGACTTTGCAATAAACGGGATATCCTTGGGTAGTCTTTTGGCGGATGCCTCCGCAAAATTGGGGAATCCGCTTTCCGAGAACCGATTGCAACAACGGATGAGCATATACCAAATGTCCAACAATGTCGAGATAGTTGCTATGGGCGGAAGGGTTGTACGCCTTACACTGAAGGGAGCAAGCTCCCTCTCGACGGCAAGGGGTATTAAAATTGGGGATAATTTAACTAAGGTTAAACTTTTTTATGGGAACGGATATAGAGAGAATCGCTTCCAAAACACCAACAGCATAAACTGCGATTTCGGCGATAAAGGAATACGCTTTATAATGGATAGCGCAGACATAGTACAACAAATCGACATCCAGTTTTACACCGGCTGA
- a CDS encoding nucleotidyltransferase family protein: protein MDLLKAKDNEHVALAELKKRVQEKTAVAKVVVFGSVARGEATEDSDLDVLILTEEQISYSEETSIFDIAFFVNLEYDTNISVVVVPKEKWESPVWSLLPLHQAIAREGIAV from the coding sequence ATGGATTTACTGAAAGCTAAGGATAATGAGCATGTTGCACTGGCTGAACTAAAGAAACGTGTACAAGAGAAAACGGCAGTCGCGAAAGTTGTTGTTTTTGGTTCGGTAGCTCGTGGCGAGGCAACAGAAGACTCCGATCTGGACGTACTGATTCTTACGGAAGAGCAAATCTCTTATTCAGAGGAAACTTCTATATTTGATATAGCGTTCTTTGTTAACCTGGAGTACGATACCAACATTAGCGTAGTGGTTGTTCCAAAGGAAAAATGGGAATCTCCTGTCTGGTCGCTGCTGCCACTTCATCAAGCGATTGCCAGAGAAGGAATTGCCGTATGA
- a CDS encoding HEPN domain-containing protein, which yields MTAEGSVKELARYWLSKSLEAEESATLLFEHRQWSACVSRLYYASFYAMSALLVLRQLSYGRHSAVRASLHRDFVKTGALPVEAGMVYNRLFEWRQKADYEAFLEMNEQMAEDLLIQARDLLTILRKYAENEIG from the coding sequence ATGACCGCAGAAGGCAGTGTGAAGGAGTTAGCGCGTTATTGGCTGAGCAAGTCGCTGGAGGCGGAAGAAAGTGCGACGCTGCTGTTTGAGCATCGGCAATGGTCGGCTTGCGTCAGTAGATTGTACTATGCCTCATTTTACGCTATGAGTGCACTTCTTGTATTGCGTCAATTAAGCTACGGAAGGCATTCCGCTGTTAGGGCCAGCTTACATAGAGATTTTGTAAAAACGGGCGCATTGCCTGTAGAGGCGGGTATGGTGTACAATCGGCTGTTTGAATGGAGACAAAAGGCCGATTACGAAGCTTTTCTGGAAATGAATGAGCAAATGGCTGAAGATCTGTTGATACAAGCAAGGGATTTGCTTACAATCTTGCGCAAGTATGCAGAAAATGAAATAGGCTGA